The proteins below come from a single Ruegeria sp. SCSIO 43209 genomic window:
- a CDS encoding ABC transporter substrate-binding protein, which yields MKKFTSTTLGSLIALAASMSAAQADKLTLYCSAQEDWCQLMARSFEDATGIDVNMTRKSSGETFAQIRAESSNPKGDVWWGGTGDPHLQAAEEGLTMEYMSPMRDQLHDWAISQAESAGNKTIGIYSGALGYGYNADLVAANNLPEPACWKDLLKPEYKGHVQMANPNSSGTAYTTLASMVQIFGEDEGFEFMKGLHSNINQYTKSGSAPIKAAGRGENTIGIVFMHDAVKQAVSGFPIKVVAPCEGTGYEIGSMSIIEGARNEDEAKKFYDWALSPEAQNLALQVNAFQVPSNKGAETSESAPDMSQIKLIDYDFKKYGSSDERKRLLQKWDEEVSVLPQ from the coding sequence ATGAAGAAATTTACATCCACAACGTTGGGATCGCTTATTGCCCTTGCCGCATCGATGTCAGCGGCACAGGCTGACAAGTTGACACTTTATTGTTCTGCGCAAGAGGATTGGTGCCAGCTTATGGCGCGCAGTTTCGAAGATGCGACTGGCATTGACGTCAATATGACACGTAAATCCTCGGGTGAGACATTTGCTCAGATCCGTGCAGAAAGCTCCAACCCCAAGGGTGATGTCTGGTGGGGCGGTACCGGTGATCCACATCTACAGGCCGCAGAAGAGGGCCTGACGATGGAATACATGTCGCCGATGCGTGACCAGCTTCATGATTGGGCGATTTCTCAGGCGGAAAGCGCGGGTAACAAGACCATCGGCATCTATTCAGGTGCGCTTGGTTACGGCTACAATGCCGATCTTGTCGCCGCGAACAACCTTCCCGAACCTGCTTGCTGGAAGGACCTTCTGAAGCCCGAGTACAAGGGGCACGTTCAGATGGCGAACCCGAACTCATCAGGTACGGCCTACACGACCCTGGCCTCGATGGTGCAAATCTTCGGCGAGGACGAAGGGTTTGAGTTCATGAAGGGGCTGCATTCGAACATCAACCAATACACCAAGTCGGGCTCGGCACCGATCAAGGCTGCTGGTCGAGGCGAGAATACAATTGGTATCGTTTTCATGCATGACGCAGTAAAGCAGGCGGTATCGGGTTTCCCGATCAAAGTCGTCGCGCCATGTGAAGGTACTGGTTACGAGATCGGTTCGATGTCGATCATCGAAGGCGCGCGCAACGAAGATGAGGCCAAAAAGTTCTATGACTGGGCATTGTCGCCCGAGGCGCAGAACCTCGCCCTTCAGGTAAATGCCTTCCAAGTCCCGTCAAACAAAGGTGCTGAAACTTCGGAAAGCGCGCCTGACATGAGCCAGATCAAGCTGATCGACTATGACTTCAAGAAATACGGCTCGTCGGATGAGCGCAAGCGCTTGCTGCAGAAATGGGACGAAGAGGTTTCGGTACTGCCGCAGTAA
- a CDS encoding iron ABC transporter permease → MTDDTTKTTHPVLIFWVIAGWVGFCLLPWYMVDGGLWSFEWLLDGYPFDEDYAPAAFLIGQGEKLWLAPLLIALLLPFLVLRRAKSDPLYARILILSGALGFGWLIAQGFSIGIRGYNFDWLEALFGELGDRQFGMGYGAMICASSFLFLLTQGVAARGAINGDVFVVSAIGGVITIVTAFVFFPIAKMLFAAFVTEEGAYSIAVFFSKFFDDRLWGLGCFWGARCGAAWNSLFLAILVGFITTALGLCFALVVTRSGFRYKRALRALTVLPIITPPFVIGLALILLFGLSGSVTQFFAELFGTQPTRWLYGMPGVLIAQTLAFTPIAFLVLIGVVEGVSPSMEEAAQTLRANRWQTFKTVSLPLMRPGLANAFLLGFIESMADFGNPLVLGGNFDVLSTEIFFAIVGAQYDQGRAAVLAMVLLFFTLSAFYAQRAWLGKKSYTTVTGKGDAGVHPLMPTGLSIPVLTVALGWAVFTIVVYAMIVYGSVVELWGVNNSLTFKHYVTAFAVRFEAEGIRWTGAAWDSFWTTITIAAIAAPLTAAVGLVTAYLLTRQSFAGKDAFEFGTMLSFAIPGTVIGVSYILAFNVPPIEITGTGVILVVSFIFRNMPVGVRAGIASMSQLDRSLDESSLTLGANSWQTFRRIILPLLRPAILAALVYSFVRAMTAISAVIFLVSAEYDMATSYIIGRVENNDYGLAIAYSTTLIFVMLSVVALMQLIVGRTKIGRRMTQSRTNV, encoded by the coding sequence ATGACTGACGACACGACAAAAACGACCCATCCGGTTCTGATCTTCTGGGTCATCGCCGGGTGGGTCGGATTCTGCCTGCTGCCGTGGTACATGGTTGACGGTGGCCTGTGGTCGTTCGAGTGGCTGCTGGACGGCTACCCTTTCGACGAAGATTATGCGCCTGCTGCCTTTCTAATTGGGCAGGGTGAAAAGCTGTGGCTTGCGCCGCTTCTTATCGCTCTTCTGCTGCCGTTTTTGGTATTGAGGCGAGCCAAATCAGATCCGCTTTATGCGCGCATTCTGATCCTGTCAGGGGCACTGGGCTTCGGCTGGCTGATCGCACAAGGGTTCAGCATCGGAATCCGAGGCTACAATTTCGATTGGCTGGAAGCCTTGTTCGGAGAGCTCGGTGATCGGCAATTCGGCATGGGCTATGGCGCGATGATCTGCGCGTCGAGTTTTCTGTTCCTTCTGACCCAAGGTGTCGCCGCACGTGGGGCGATTAACGGAGACGTCTTCGTGGTCAGCGCCATCGGCGGTGTGATCACCATCGTCACCGCGTTTGTGTTCTTTCCCATCGCCAAGATGCTGTTCGCTGCCTTTGTGACGGAAGAGGGCGCGTACTCCATCGCAGTGTTCTTCTCGAAGTTCTTTGACGACCGGCTTTGGGGGCTGGGATGTTTCTGGGGCGCACGATGCGGGGCGGCATGGAACTCACTGTTTCTGGCCATCCTCGTCGGCTTCATCACCACTGCGCTCGGCTTGTGCTTTGCGCTTGTCGTGACCCGCTCGGGCTTTCGGTACAAGCGCGCGTTGCGCGCACTGACGGTTCTGCCGATTATCACGCCACCGTTTGTGATCGGCCTAGCGCTGATACTGCTGTTTGGATTGTCGGGTTCAGTAACGCAGTTCTTTGCCGAATTATTCGGCACCCAACCCACTCGCTGGCTGTATGGCATGCCGGGTGTTCTGATTGCGCAGACGTTGGCATTTACACCCATCGCCTTCCTTGTGCTGATTGGCGTCGTTGAAGGGGTGTCTCCCTCGATGGAAGAAGCAGCCCAGACATTGCGCGCGAATAGATGGCAGACGTTCAAAACCGTGTCCCTGCCGCTGATGCGCCCGGGCCTCGCCAATGCTTTCCTTTTGGGCTTCATCGAAAGCATGGCCGATTTCGGCAACCCACTTGTGCTGGGTGGCAATTTCGACGTGCTGTCAACCGAGATATTCTTTGCCATCGTGGGCGCCCAGTACGATCAAGGCCGCGCTGCGGTTCTGGCCATGGTGCTTCTGTTCTTCACGCTTTCAGCCTTCTACGCGCAACGTGCCTGGCTAGGTAAGAAAAGCTACACCACAGTCACGGGCAAAGGTGACGCTGGCGTACATCCATTGATGCCAACCGGCCTTTCCATCCCGGTGCTAACCGTCGCCCTTGGCTGGGCCGTGTTTACCATCGTCGTCTACGCCATGATCGTCTACGGCAGTGTGGTCGAGCTGTGGGGGGTCAATAATTCCCTGACGTTCAAGCACTACGTCACTGCCTTCGCGGTTCGGTTCGAGGCGGAAGGAATTCGCTGGACAGGGGCCGCATGGGACAGTTTCTGGACCACCATAACAATCGCCGCAATCGCCGCGCCGCTTACGGCTGCAGTTGGGCTCGTGACGGCCTATCTACTAACCCGGCAGAGTTTCGCAGGCAAAGACGCTTTTGAGTTCGGCACCATGCTGTCCTTTGCCATCCCCGGTACCGTGATCGGTGTCAGCTACATTCTCGCCTTCAACGTGCCACCGATCGAGATCACGGGCACGGGTGTCATCCTTGTTGTCAGTTTCATCTTCCGCAATATGCCGGTCGGTGTCCGAGCCGGCATCGCCAGCATGTCGCAACTGGATCGCAGCCTTGACGAGTCCTCGCTAACACTTGGTGCAAATTCGTGGCAGACTTTCCGGCGGATCATCCTGCCACTACTGCGCCCGGCAATTCTTGCGGCGCTTGTGTACAGCTTCGTGCGGGCCATGACGGCGATTTCGGCCGTGATCTTTCTGGTCAGCGCGGAATATGACATGGCGACCAGCTATATCATCGGGCGGGTCGAGAATAACGACTATGGTCTCGCCATCGCCTATTCCACCACACTGATCTTTGTGATGCTGTCAGTGGTTGCCCTGATGCAGCTGATCGTGGGTCGGACCAAGATCGGGCGACGAATGACGCAGTCGCGGACCAATGTTTAG
- a CDS encoding ABC transporter ATP-binding protein produces the protein MSLQSKAAPVRFESVTKMFGKDVVAVDNINLHVEAGKLVTLLGPSGCGKTTTLRMIAGLEMATSGKITIGDRDVTKLPATDRDVSMVFQSYALFPHMSVLENVMYGLTFSGFAKDEARRRALDGLELVGLKGFDGRLPSELSGGQQQRVAVARALVLEPQVLLFDEPLSNLDAKLRRQVREDIRAIQQDLGLTVVYVTHDQEEALAVSDEIVVMRNAAIAQIGTPRQLYDAPNDRFVADFIGEANLLACQIISVDGDMATIEIEGYRHTLASRGLTEGPATVAIRPSRLVIGAAQGVVATVSKATYVGVRMEYTLTGAFGQVFAVHDDVDAPLEPGTEVQMAFAEKGPVLLPE, from the coding sequence ATGAGCCTGCAGTCCAAAGCCGCGCCGGTTCGGTTCGAGTCCGTGACAAAGATGTTTGGCAAGGATGTCGTTGCCGTTGACAACATTAACCTGCATGTCGAAGCCGGAAAGCTGGTCACGCTGTTGGGCCCGTCGGGCTGCGGCAAGACGACGACGTTGAGGATGATCGCGGGGCTCGAAATGGCCACCTCGGGAAAGATTACCATCGGGGATCGCGATGTGACCAAACTGCCCGCGACGGACCGCGACGTATCCATGGTGTTCCAGTCCTACGCGCTGTTTCCTCATATGAGCGTGCTTGAGAACGTGATGTATGGCCTCACGTTCTCGGGCTTTGCTAAAGACGAGGCCCGCCGCCGCGCGCTGGACGGTTTAGAGCTGGTTGGCCTGAAAGGTTTTGACGGCCGTCTCCCGTCAGAATTGTCTGGTGGCCAACAGCAGCGCGTCGCTGTAGCGCGGGCTTTGGTGTTGGAACCACAGGTGCTGTTGTTTGATGAACCGCTTTCGAACCTCGACGCGAAACTACGCCGCCAAGTGCGCGAGGACATCCGGGCCATTCAGCAAGACCTTGGCCTGACCGTCGTCTACGTGACACACGATCAGGAAGAGGCTCTGGCGGTGTCCGACGAAATCGTCGTGATGCGGAATGCCGCGATTGCCCAGATTGGCACGCCTCGCCAGCTTTATGACGCCCCAAATGATCGCTTCGTTGCGGATTTTATTGGTGAGGCCAATCTGCTTGCCTGCCAGATCATCTCGGTCGACGGCGACATGGCCACCATCGAGATCGAAGGCTACCGCCATACCTTGGCATCCCGTGGCTTGACCGAAGGGCCTGCGACCGTCGCCATCCGGCCTTCTCGACTTGTGATCGGAGCCGCGCAAGGGGTTGTAGCGACCGTCTCCAAAGCCACCTATGTGGGTGTCCGAATGGAGTACACTCTGACCGGTGCGTTCGGCCAGGTCTTTGCAGTCCATGACGATGTCGATGCGCCGCTAGAGCCGGGTACAGAAGTACAGATGGCCTTCGCCGAGAAAGGTCCGGTGCTTTTGCCCGAATAG
- a CDS encoding histidine phosphatase family protein, which translates to MPCLLIITHPEVIIDPNTPIQDWGLSAVGRRRAAAFATSGIFAEVTHLWASTEQKARETADILAAPRSLRIKQDAALGENDRSATGFLPRDRFEAAADAFFAHPNTSFRGWETAVAAQRRIHKAVTSIIETHDGIDLAIVTHGAVGTLLWCSLSGRPIDRGYDQRGQGHYWQADLTDLKPLSGWRSID; encoded by the coding sequence ATGCCCTGTCTTCTAATCATCACGCACCCCGAGGTCATCATTGACCCGAACACCCCCATTCAGGACTGGGGGCTTAGCGCGGTAGGTCGCCGCCGCGCTGCGGCCTTCGCAACCAGCGGAATTTTTGCAGAGGTTACCCACCTATGGGCCAGCACCGAGCAAAAGGCCCGCGAGACGGCCGACATCCTGGCTGCGCCCCGAAGCCTGCGGATAAAACAAGATGCCGCACTTGGCGAGAATGATCGAAGCGCCACCGGTTTTCTGCCGCGTGACCGGTTCGAAGCTGCCGCTGACGCATTCTTTGCCCACCCCAACACCAGTTTTCGCGGCTGGGAAACTGCCGTTGCCGCCCAGCGGCGCATACACAAGGCAGTGACTTCGATTATCGAAACGCATGATGGCATTGACCTCGCCATCGTTACCCATGGGGCCGTCGGGACCCTTCTGTGGTGCTCCTTGTCGGGCCGTCCTATCGATCGGGGGTATGACCAGCGCGGGCAAGGCCATTATTGGCAAGCCGATCTAACGGACCTTAAACCGCTGAGTGGATGGCGCTCAATCGACTAG
- a CDS encoding inositol monophosphatase family protein, with protein sequence MDYLKERKDFAIAICKEAGTIASRYFSDRGGLIVDQKGAQDWVSEADRNVETFIRQRIAEAWPNDGIFGEEHGETQGSSGFDWVIDPIDGTTNFVNGIPAWTIVLAGVAEENTEIGVIHDPNINETFVASRGGGATLNDAPMRVPSGVALHQGTVAVGYSNRVDNRNIVPIVANLIERGAMFHRNASGALSLAYVAAGRLLGYVEEHMNAWDCLAGQLMIAEAGGVVEDQDAGVMIRNGGRVIAGTPDVFNTLREISENAWQA encoded by the coding sequence ATGGATTACCTCAAAGAACGCAAAGACTTCGCGATCGCGATCTGCAAGGAAGCTGGCACAATCGCCTCCAGATATTTCTCCGACCGGGGCGGTTTGATCGTCGATCAAAAAGGCGCACAGGATTGGGTCAGCGAGGCAGACCGGAATGTCGAAACCTTCATCCGCCAGAGGATCGCCGAGGCTTGGCCCAACGATGGCATATTTGGCGAAGAGCATGGTGAAACACAAGGTTCAAGCGGATTTGACTGGGTGATCGATCCAATCGATGGCACCACGAATTTCGTCAATGGCATTCCGGCCTGGACCATCGTTCTGGCGGGCGTCGCTGAGGAAAATACCGAGATCGGTGTAATCCATGACCCAAATATCAATGAGACCTTCGTAGCCTCGCGCGGAGGCGGGGCAACACTGAATGATGCGCCAATGAGGGTCCCTTCGGGTGTTGCGCTGCATCAAGGAACGGTGGCAGTGGGTTATTCGAACCGGGTGGATAACCGTAACATTGTTCCAATCGTCGCGAACCTGATCGAGCGTGGGGCCATGTTTCACAGAAACGCCAGTGGCGCGCTGTCACTGGCCTATGTCGCAGCGGGCCGGCTGCTTGGCTATGTCGAAGAACATATGAACGCCTGGGATTGTCTGGCTGGTCAATTGATGATCGCGGAAGCAGGCGGCGTGGTTGAAGATCAGGACGCAGGTGTAATGATCCGCAACGGCGGTCGGGTGATCGCTGGTACTCCGGATGTGTTTAATACTTTGCGTGAAATCTCTGAGAACGCATGGCAGGCCTGA
- a CDS encoding DUF2806 domain-containing protein, translated as MSESEEENIAASLLEVAGEIGVPDPVQKGFLKAANRLIGAAIDIPAAWLEGFASDHRASADARRELQMAAAKKISADFGGSSDLANRAFAQQASRILRTQVNLEDVVARTAEELASDRQPDNPLGSPSDDWLETFRAEAELRSEEDIQSAFSRILAGEIRRPGTFSIRTVRAIGQMDQQTARVFQNYANVCVSVAGGFDVRVPSLGGNANQNRLGVFGLSFGDLNTLQENGLVQTDYHSWMEYSQFARNRVPLEYAGNRLILSLSNPNTSSVRVNGPALTTVGRELLKITDPSENEKYTIELKSFLESAGLKLE; from the coding sequence ATGTCCGAATCCGAAGAAGAAAATATCGCCGCCTCCTTACTTGAGGTGGCGGGAGAAATTGGTGTTCCTGACCCGGTTCAGAAGGGTTTTCTCAAAGCTGCAAATCGTTTGATTGGTGCTGCAATCGACATACCTGCCGCTTGGCTTGAGGGCTTTGCGTCGGATCACCGAGCGTCCGCGGATGCCCGGCGGGAGTTGCAGATGGCAGCGGCAAAAAAAATCTCTGCTGATTTTGGCGGTAGTTCGGACTTGGCCAACAGAGCCTTTGCCCAACAAGCATCACGAATTCTCCGTACCCAAGTGAATTTAGAGGATGTCGTTGCTCGCACTGCCGAGGAACTCGCGTCCGACCGCCAGCCCGATAATCCGTTAGGGTCTCCATCTGATGACTGGCTTGAAACTTTTCGTGCCGAGGCAGAGTTAAGATCAGAAGAGGATATTCAATCCGCTTTTTCTAGAATACTTGCTGGAGAAATACGTCGTCCGGGCACCTTCTCGATCCGCACCGTTCGTGCAATTGGGCAAATGGACCAACAAACAGCTAGAGTCTTCCAAAATTACGCGAATGTTTGTGTAAGTGTAGCCGGAGGATTCGATGTGCGAGTTCCTAGTTTGGGTGGCAATGCCAACCAGAACCGTTTAGGGGTTTTTGGTCTCAGCTTTGGCGACCTCAATACTTTGCAAGAAAACGGTTTGGTCCAAACCGACTATCATTCATGGATGGAATACTCGCAATTCGCGAGAAACCGTGTCCCGCTAGAGTATGCTGGTAACAGATTGATTTTGTCTCTCAGTAATCCGAATACTTCAAGTGTCAGAGTGAATGGACCTGCACTGACTACGGTAGGGCGCGAATTACTAAAGATCACCGATCCTTCCGAGAACGAAAAGTATACAATTGAACTAAAATCTTTCCTCGAGAGCGCGGGCCTGAAGTTAGAGTAA
- the recJ gene encoding single-stranded-DNA-specific exonuclease RecJ — protein sequence MAFLGVEQSLTGRRWIGPGIEVERSAEMMAQQTDLPRAVCQVLARRGVPVMEAAGFLEPKLKELLPDPRSMKDMDVAAARFLQAVRKRQKIAVFADYDVDGGSSAALLLVWLRQMGLAATLYVPDRIDEGYGPNVPAMQELAASHDLIICVDCGTLSHEPIAAAKGADVIVLDHHLGAETLPDCVAVVNPNRQDESGDLGYLCAAAVVFLMLVEAGRQLREAGAKGPDLMAMLDLVALATVADVAPLIDANRALVRQGLKVMTQRQRPGLVALSDVARMDTAPNSYHLGFLLGPRVNAGGRIGQADLGARLLSTDSITEAEALSERLDALNSERREIENAVRAAALAQAEDRGLDAPLVWAAGDGWHPGVVGIVASRLKESANRPAIVIGFDGDEGKGSGRSISGVDLGASIQRLAAEGLLVKGGGHKMAAGLTVMRDQLEPAMSRLSELLAKQGAGQGGPADLKLDGALMPGAATVDLIEQVEKAGPFGAGAPAPRYALPDLQVRFAKRVGETHLKLSLSDGMSGGLDAIAFGAFDGPLGDRLSNHGGARFHFAGRLEVNTWGGRQSVQLRLEDAAEAV from the coding sequence GTGGCATTTCTGGGCGTAGAGCAATCTCTGACGGGGCGACGCTGGATCGGACCGGGGATTGAGGTCGAGCGGTCAGCAGAAATGATGGCGCAGCAGACAGATCTGCCTCGCGCCGTCTGTCAGGTTTTGGCACGGCGCGGTGTACCGGTGATGGAGGCCGCCGGTTTCCTGGAACCCAAGTTGAAGGAACTGCTGCCCGACCCGCGATCGATGAAAGATATGGACGTCGCTGCGGCCCGGTTTCTACAGGCTGTGCGCAAGCGCCAAAAGATCGCAGTGTTTGCTGACTATGATGTGGACGGGGGCAGTTCGGCTGCGTTGTTGTTGGTGTGGCTGCGCCAGATGGGGCTTGCCGCGACGCTTTATGTGCCCGACCGGATTGATGAAGGCTATGGGCCAAATGTGCCTGCAATGCAGGAACTTGCGGCTAGCCATGACCTGATCATCTGCGTGGATTGCGGAACGCTGAGCCACGAACCTATCGCGGCGGCGAAGGGTGCGGATGTGATCGTTTTGGATCACCATTTGGGTGCAGAAACCCTGCCGGATTGCGTCGCCGTGGTGAACCCGAACCGACAGGACGAAAGCGGCGATCTGGGCTATCTCTGCGCTGCTGCGGTGGTGTTCCTGATGCTGGTCGAGGCGGGTCGTCAGTTGCGTGAGGCCGGGGCCAAGGGGCCGGATCTGATGGCAATGCTCGATCTGGTGGCGCTGGCCACGGTGGCGGACGTTGCGCCGTTGATCGACGCCAACCGGGCGCTGGTTCGACAGGGCCTGAAAGTGATGACCCAAAGGCAAAGGCCTGGTTTGGTCGCGTTGTCAGACGTGGCGCGCATGGATACCGCGCCCAACAGCTATCATCTGGGGTTTCTGCTGGGGCCGCGCGTCAATGCTGGCGGTCGCATTGGTCAGGCTGATCTTGGCGCGCGGCTGCTGAGCACGGACTCGATCACTGAGGCCGAAGCCTTATCCGAGCGGCTGGATGCCCTGAATTCGGAACGGCGCGAGATCGAAAACGCGGTCCGCGCGGCGGCTTTGGCGCAAGCCGAGGACCGTGGGTTGGATGCGCCGCTGGTCTGGGCCGCAGGCGACGGTTGGCATCCCGGGGTGGTAGGTATCGTTGCTTCGCGGCTGAAAGAGTCGGCAAACCGGCCCGCTATCGTGATCGGGTTCGACGGGGATGAGGGCAAAGGTTCAGGCAGGTCGATCTCGGGCGTTGATCTGGGCGCGTCGATCCAGCGACTGGCTGCCGAAGGGCTGCTAGTCAAGGGTGGTGGCCACAAGATGGCGGCCGGTCTCACGGTGATGCGTGATCAGTTGGAGCCTGCAATGTCGCGCCTGTCCGAGCTTCTGGCCAAGCAGGGTGCAGGCCAAGGCGGTCCCGCCGACTTGAAACTGGACGGGGCGCTGATGCCCGGGGCCGCGACAGTCGATCTGATCGAACAGGTAGAGAAAGCGGGTCCTTTCGGGGCCGGTGCCCCTGCCCCGCGCTATGCGCTGCCTGATCTGCAAGTGCGCTTTGCTAAACGCGTGGGCGAAACACATTTGAAGCTGTCACTTTCGGATGGAATGTCTGGCGGACTGGATGCCATCGCCTTTGGCGCGTTCGACGGCCCGTTGGGGGATCGCCTGTCTAATCACGGCGGCGCGCGGTTCCATTTCGCGGGTCGGCTTGAGGTGAATACCTGGGGCGGACGACAGAGCGTGCAGCTGCGGCTGGAAGACGCGGCAGAAGCTGTCTGA
- the glpX gene encoding class II fructose-bisphosphatase has protein sequence MNAAKIDFNDRLLSLGLARVAEQAALASASLVGRGDEKAADQAAVNAMREQLNLLDIEGVVVIGEGERDEAPMLYIGEEVGTGNGPGVDIALDPLEGTTLTAKDMPNALTVIAMGPRGSMLHAPDVYMDKLAIGPGFPEGVVSLDMSPRERVEALAKAKGCEPADITVCILERPRHEAMIAEVRDTGASIRLITDGDVAGVMHCAESEVTGIDMYMGQGGAPEGVLAAAALKCMGGQIFGRLLFRNDDERGRAAKAGITDLDRVYARDEMVTADVIFAATGVTGGSLLPRIKREPGWVETTTLLMRSKTGSVRRMSYRTPMWPHNEA, from the coding sequence ATGAACGCTGCCAAGATCGATTTCAACGACCGCCTGCTGTCTCTGGGCCTTGCACGGGTGGCAGAACAGGCCGCGCTGGCGTCCGCCTCTCTGGTTGGCCGGGGTGATGAGAAAGCTGCCGATCAGGCTGCCGTCAACGCTATGCGTGAACAACTGAACCTTCTGGACATTGAGGGTGTCGTTGTCATTGGTGAGGGCGAGCGTGATGAAGCGCCGATGCTCTATATCGGCGAAGAGGTTGGCACTGGTAACGGCCCGGGCGTAGACATTGCGCTGGACCCGCTTGAAGGCACAACCCTGACCGCCAAGGATATGCCTAACGCGCTGACTGTCATTGCCATGGGCCCGCGCGGCTCAATGCTACACGCTCCGGACGTATACATGGACAAACTGGCCATTGGTCCGGGCTTTCCCGAAGGTGTCGTAAGCTTGGACATGAGCCCGCGCGAGCGAGTTGAAGCGCTGGCCAAGGCCAAAGGCTGCGAGCCTGCGGATATTACCGTATGCATATTGGAGCGTCCTCGCCACGAAGCGATGATTGCTGAAGTCCGCGATACCGGTGCGTCGATCCGCCTGATCACAGATGGCGACGTCGCAGGTGTGATGCATTGCGCCGAAAGCGAAGTGACCGGCATCGACATGTATATGGGTCAAGGTGGCGCGCCCGAGGGTGTGCTTGCCGCAGCCGCGCTGAAATGCATGGGCGGTCAGATCTTTGGCCGCCTGTTGTTCCGTAATGACGACGAACGTGGCCGGGCGGCCAAAGCGGGCATCACCGATCTGGACCGTGTTTATGCGCGCGACGAGATGGTAACGGCGGATGTAATCTTTGCCGCTACTGGGGTCACCGGAGGCTCACTGCTGCCGCGCATCAAGCGGGAACCGGGTTGGGTTGAAACAACGACGCTGCTCATGCGATCAAAAACGGGCTCGGTGCGGCGGATGTCCTACCGCACGCCGATGTGGCCACACAACGAAGCATAG
- a CDS encoding homoserine dehydrogenase, producing the protein MTQALRLGIAGLGTVGVGVVKIVRRHADLLHARTGRRIEITAVSARDASKDRGVNLSDYAWETDPVALAKREDIDVFVELMGGENGPAKASVEAALNSGKDVVTANKALLAIHGQELAELAEAAGRVIRFEAAVAGGIPVIKSLTEGLAGNEITRVMGVMNGTCNYILTRMQSQELGYNALFEECAQLGYLEADPNLDVGGIDAAHKLALLSSIAFGTKPNFDGIEIEGIQHISLDDIHQAHDMGYRIKLLGVAQRTARGLEQRMQPCLVPSNSPLGQLEGGTNMVVLDGDAVEQIVLRGPGAGEGPTASAVMGDVCDLARGLHIPTFGRPATTLQDAASAVTGLPAPYYLRLGLLDKPGALAKVAAILGDAGVSIDRMRQYGHTESTAPVLIVTHKTTRATLDHALDGLRATDVVAGEPVALRIEQV; encoded by the coding sequence ATGACACAGGCGCTGAGGCTTGGAATTGCCGGATTGGGAACCGTTGGCGTGGGTGTGGTTAAAATTGTGCGTCGTCATGCCGATTTGTTGCACGCCCGCACCGGGCGTCGCATCGAGATCACCGCAGTTTCGGCCCGTGATGCCAGCAAGGACCGTGGCGTAAACCTCTCGGATTATGCATGGGAAACCGATCCCGTTGCATTGGCCAAACGCGAAGACATCGATGTTTTTGTCGAACTGATGGGCGGCGAGAACGGCCCCGCGAAAGCTTCGGTCGAGGCGGCGCTGAACAGTGGCAAGGATGTCGTCACCGCAAACAAGGCACTGCTGGCGATTCATGGGCAGGAACTGGCGGAATTGGCCGAAGCCGCAGGTCGTGTCATTCGCTTCGAAGCGGCTGTCGCGGGTGGTATCCCGGTAATCAAATCTCTGACCGAAGGACTGGCGGGTAACGAGATCACGCGTGTCATGGGCGTCATGAACGGTACCTGCAACTATATTCTGACCCGGATGCAATCGCAGGAGTTGGGCTATAACGCCCTGTTCGAGGAATGCGCGCAGCTTGGCTATCTTGAAGCCGATCCGAATCTGGATGTTGGCGGCATCGACGCGGCGCACAAACTGGCGCTGCTGTCTTCGATTGCCTTTGGCACCAAGCCGAATTTCGATGGGATCGAGATCGAGGGCATTCAGCATATTAGCCTCGATGACATCCATCAGGCCCACGACATGGGGTATCGCATCAAGCTGTTGGGTGTAGCACAGCGAACGGCGCGCGGACTGGAACAGCGGATGCAACCCTGTCTAGTGCCGAGCAATTCTCCGCTAGGTCAGTTGGAAGGCGGAACAAACATGGTTGTGCTGGATGGGGACGCAGTTGAACAAATCGTTCTGCGCGGCCCCGGTGCCGGTGAAGGTCCCACTGCCAGCGCGGTGATGGGCGACGTTTGCGATCTGGCGCGAGGCTTGCATATACCGACATTTGGCCGCCCTGCGACGACCCTACAAGACGCAGCCTCCGCCGTTACTGGCTTACCTGCACCCTACTATCTGCGGCTCGGTCTTCTGGACAAGCCCGGCGCTCTGGCAAAGGTCGCGGCGATTCTGGGCGATGCTGGCGTCTCGATCGACCGGATGCGGCAGTATGGGCACACAGAAAGCACAGCGCCCGTGCTGATCGTGACCCACAAAACCACGCGGGCGACGCTGGACCATGCACTGGATGGCCTGCGCGCCACCGATGTGGTGGCCGGAGAACCCGTCGCCCTGCGTATCGAACAAGTCTGA